The following proteins are co-located in the Gossypium hirsutum isolate 1008001.06 chromosome A02, Gossypium_hirsutum_v2.1, whole genome shotgun sequence genome:
- the LOC107909378 gene encoding homeobox-leucine zipper protein ATHB-40, whose protein sequence is MTTQMKELEDPMALITQMYPCIYTQVAPQQGEISKPRRRQKKNKGGESGAATAAETAKKRKLSQEQVDLLELNFGNEHKLESERKDRLASELGLDPRQVAVWFQNRRARWKNKKLEEEYSKLKTIHEGVVLEKCRLESEVLKLKDQLREAEKEIQGLTERVDGVSSNSPSSSSVLSMEAMDPPPFLGEFGVQGFEDQDVFYIGMEWMNLYM, encoded by the exons atgACAACCCAAATGAAAGAGCTTGAAGATCCAATGGCTCTAATCACCCAAATGTACCCTTGCATATACACTCAAGTTGCACCACAACAAG GGGAAATATCGAAGCCTCGACGACGACAGAAGAAGAACAAGGGAGGGGAAAGCGGGGCGGCAACCGCGGCGGAGACAGCTAAGAAAAGGAAGCTTAGCCAAGAACAAGTTGATCTTCTTGAACTTAACTTTGGGAATGAACATAAACTCGAGTCCGAGAGGAAAGACCGACTCGCTTCGGAGCTCGGTCTGGACCCTCGGCAGGTCGCGGTTTGGTTCCAAAACCGAAGAGCTCGTTGGAAGAACAAGAAGCTCGAGGAAGAGTATAGCAAGTTGAAGACAATCCATGAAGGTGTTGTTCTTGAGAAATGTCGCCTTGAATCcgag GTTTTAAAGTTGAAGGACCAACTTCGAGAGGCTGAAAAGGAAATTCAAGGATTGACAGAACGAGTAGACGGAGTTTCGAGTAATAGTCCGAGTTCGTCGTCGGTTCTTTCTATGGAAGCCATGGATCCACCACCTTTCCTAGGGGAATTTGGAGTACAAGGATTTGAGGATCAAGATGTTTTCTATATAGGCATGGAGTGGATGAATCTATATATGTGA
- the LOC121209694 gene encoding scarecrow-like protein 15, with protein MRVPVSSPQSNHCQSPKPNNNSNTSSTRNISFHGATINSVPTSIYEPTSVLELRRSPSPGHDNPVDHHQHQQQQQQHQAPLEWDEHVLRNMDWDSIMKDLGLDDESVPSIKTIPPQENHIQNLPEFTSCELTHPTEFNNLYDFYPSHNIDISNTTTYGFNNMGNFNSGFDFIEELVRAADCFDTQELQLAQVILARLGQRLRSPSGKPLQRAAFYFKEALLSLLTGGLTRTTRLSSWNDIVQTIKAYKAFSGINPIPMFSHFTTNQALMEAVLDGSSPLIHIIDFDIGFGGQYASLMREMFERHDHSRKFIRVTAVVPEEYAIETRLIKDNLVQFASELKLRFQIEFVLLRTFEMLSFKAFKFIDGEKTAILLSPLIFRSLGLNVTAFLNDLRRVNPTIVVFVDNEVWMESGTTSFRKNFVNGLEFYAMMFESLDAAVVGNGEWVRKIETLLLRPRILAAVETAARSTAPPWRERFRGAGMRAVHLSQLAEFQAECLLGKVQVRGFHVAKRQAELVLCWYESALVATSAWRC; from the coding sequence ATGAGAGTCCCTGTTTCTTCTCCACAAAGCAACCATTGCCAAAGCCCTAAACCTAACAACAATAGTAACACTAGTAGTACTAGGAACATAAGTTTCCATGGTGCTACTATTAACAGTGTTCCAACTTCAATTTATGAGCCTACTTCAGTTCTTGAACTTCGGCGAAGCCCGAGCCCCGGGCATGATAATCCGGTGGATCATCATCAGCAtcaacaacagcagcagcagcatcAAGCTCCACTCGAGTGGGATGAACATGTGTTACGAAACATGGATTGGGATTCCATCATGAAAGATTTGGGATTAGATGATGAATCAGTACCGTCCATCAAAACTATTCCACCACAAGAGAATCATATACAGAACCTCCCTGAGTTTACTTCCTGCGAGTTAACTCACCCAACTGAGTTTAACAATCTATATGATTTCTACCCGTCTCATAATATTGATATATCTAATACTACTACTTATGGTTTTAATAATATGGGGAACTTCAATTCCGGGTTTGATTTTATAGAAGAGCTTGTACGAGCCGCTGATTGTTTCGACACCCAGGAATTGCAGCTAGCTCAGGTGATATTAGCTCGGCTTGGTCAGCGGCTACGGTCACCGTCCGGGAAGCCGTTACAAAGAGCGGCGTTTTATTTCAAAGAAGCTCTTTTATCTCTTCTCACCGGCGGGTTAACTCGTACGACTCGGTTATCGTCGTGGAACGACATCGTTCAAACAATCAAAGCTTACAAAGCTTTTTCAGGGATTAATCCGATTCCGATGTTTAGTCATTTCACGACCAATCAAGCTTTAATGGAAGCAGTACTGGATGGATCATCACCGTTGATTCACATCATCGATTTCGATATCGGATTCGGCGGTCAATACGCGTCGCTGATGAGAGAAATGTTTGAAAGACATGACCATTCACGTAAGTTCATACGTGTAACAGCGGTGGTACCAGAAGAATACGCTATTGAAACAAGGTTAATTAAAGACAACCTTGTACAGTTCGCTTCAGAGCTTAAATTAAGGTTCCAGATTGAATTTGTTTTACTTCGTACTTTCGAAATGTTGTCTTTTAAAGCTTTTAAGTTCATCGACGGTGAAAAAACGGCGATCCTTTTATCTCCGTTGATTTTCCGGTCTTTGGGTTTAAACGTAACGGCGTTCTTGAACGATCTCCGGCGGGTTAATCCTACCATCGTCGTGTTTGTTGATAACGAGGTTTGGATGGAGTCCGGTACGACATCGTTCCGGAAGAATTTCGTTAACGGACTGGAATTCTACGCTATGATGTTTGAGTCTTTGGATGCGGCGGTCGTGGGGAACGGGGAATGGGTGAGGAAAATAGAGACGTTGCTTCTCCGGCCAAGGATATTAGCTGCAGTGGAAACGGCGGCGAGGAGTACGGCTCCCCCGTGGAGGGAGAGGTTCCGTGGGGCGGGGATGAGGGCTGTGCATTTGAGCCAGTTGGCGGAGTTCCAAGCGGAGTGCTTACTGGGGAAAGTTCAGGTCAGGGGATTCCACGTGGCGAAAAGACAAGCTGAGTTGGTGCTTTGCTGGTACGAGAGTGCCTTGGTTGCCACGTCAGCATggaggtgttga
- the LOC121209695 gene encoding probable protein phosphatase 2C 80, with product MAVSGSKVVFGDVYVDELVSSCGNGFEFLKPKGVYFADRSHISCRKAGMVLRKQEQPLFVCGHYVSPTMSRNSKYNPPFGPRIKSIRTSPLPCSSSRAVHDVSFDGSSSDDQTTSLPQRAIPSEQTLTLVSGSCYLPHPAKVEKGGEDAHFICADEQAIGVADGVGGWAEVGIDAGEFARELMSNSVKAIRDEPKGSVDPARVLEKAHSSTKSQGSSTACVIALHKEGLHAINLGDSGFIVVRDGSTVFHSPVQQHGFNFTYQLESGNNGDLPSSGQVFRIPILPGDVIVAGTDGLFDNLYNNEVAAVVVHALRAGFSPESTAKEIVALARERAVDKNKQTPFAKAAQDAGYRYNGGKLDDITVVVSFITISADM from the exons ATGGCCGTGTCTGGTTCCAAGGTTGTTTTCGGAGATGTTTATGTGGACGAGTTAGTGTCGAGTTGCGGGAATGGCTTTGAGTTTTTGAAACCTAAAGGGGTTTATTTTGCTGATCGAAGCCATATCAGTTGCCGAAAAGCTGGTATGGTTTTGAGAAAGCAAGAACAACCCCTCTTTGTTTGTGGACACTATGTTTCTCCCACAATGTCGAGAAATTCCAAATATAATCCGCCTTTTGGTCCAAGGATTAAAAGTATTCGCACTTCGCCTTTGCCATGTTCCTCTTCTAGGGCCGTCCACGATGTGTCATTTGATGGCAGTTCTAGTGATGATCAAACCACAAGTTTGCCTCAACG AGCTATTCCGAGTGAGCAAACATTGACACTTGTTTCTGGGTCATGTTATCTCCCCCATCCCGCTAAGGTAGAAAAGGGAGGGGAGGATGCGCACTTCATTTGTGCTGATGAACAAGCCATAGGAGTAGCCGATGGTGTAGGTGGCTGGGCTGAAGTCGGTATTGATGCTGGTGAATTTGCTCGTGAACTTATGTCTAATTCGGTGAAAGCAATTCGAGATGAACCCAAAGGTTCAGTCGACCCGGCCAGAGTATTAGAGAAGGCCCATTCAAGCACAAAATCACAAGGATCCTCAACTGCGTGCGTCATTGCCCTTCACAAGGAG GGACTACATGCAATAAATTTGGGGGACAGCGGTTTCATAGTTGTTAGAGATGGTTCAACTGTTTTCCATTCCCCAGTGCAGCAACACGGTTTCAATTTTACTTATCAGTTGGAGAGCGGTAATAATGGTGATCTACCGAGCTCTGGTCAG GTTTTCCGAATTCCCATTCTGCCAGGTGATGTCATTGTCGCCGGAACTGACGGGCTGTTTGATAATCTATACAATAACGAGGTTGCTGCTGTTGTTGTCCACGCTTTAAGAGCTGGCTTCAGTCCTGAATCGACTGCTAAAGAGATAGTAGCTTTGGCTCGTGAACGAGCAGTGGATAAGAACAAGCAGACACCCTTTGCCAAAGCCGCTCAAGATGCCGGGTATCGCTATAATGGCGGCAAGCTTGATGACATCACCGTGGTCGTTTCCTTCATTACTATCTCTGCTGACATGTGA